A region from the Canis lupus familiaris isolate Mischka breed German Shepherd chromosome 3, alternate assembly UU_Cfam_GSD_1.0, whole genome shotgun sequence genome encodes:
- the BCL2A1 gene encoding bcl-2-related protein A1: MSHLFGGSYDAQRCSGERRLPAVGFMFLWPTPESDEEEGAGPVVHTEIPPASTCRPESHPEPRQPRPHRASGSSRGTRLPSRRAGGPRMTDCEFGYTLALAQDYVRHVLQIPQPGPAPSRASRVLQDVAFSVQGQVEKNLKPCLDSFDVVSVDTARTIFNQVMEKEFEDGVINWGRIVTVFAFEGILTKKLLEQRISSDVDAEKVSYFVAEFITRNMRDWIRQNGGWENGFVKKFEPKSGWLTFLEVLGTVCEMWSHLKQYY; this comes from the exons ATGTCCCATCTCTTTGGTGGTTCTTATGATGCCCAACGATGTTCTGGGGAGAGAAGGCTGCCTGCTGTTGGCTTCATGTTCCTGTGG CCCACGCCCGAGAGTGACGAGGAGGAAGGAGCCGGCCCAGTGGTGCACACAGAAATTCCACCAGCTTCCACGTGCCGCCCTGAGTCACATCCCGAGCCCCGCCAGCCCCGGCCTCACAGGGCCTCAGGCAGCTCACGGGGGACCAGGCTCCCatcccggcgggcgggcgggccaaGGATGACGGACTGCGAGTTTGGCTACACGCTGGCGCTGGCCCAGGACTACGTGAGGCACGTCCTGCAGATcccgcagcccggcccggcccccagcAGAGCGTCCAGGGTGCTCCAGGACGTGGCCTTCTCCGTCCAGGGGCAGGTGGAAAAGAACCTGAAGCCGTGCTTGGACAGTTTTGACGTGGTGTCCGTCGACACGGCCAGAACCATATTCAATCAGGTGATGGAGAAGGAATTTGAAGACGGCGTCATTAACTGGGGAAGGATCGTGACCGTTTTTGCCTTTGAAGGAATTCTCACCAAGAAACTCCTCGAGCAGCGAATTTCCTCGGATGTGGATGCCGAGAAGGTTTCCTACTTCGTGGCAGAGTTCATCACGAGAAACATGAGAGACTGGATAAGACAAAACGGAGGCTGG GAAAACGGCTTTGTGAAGAAGTTCGAACCCAAGTCTGGATGGCTGACTTTTCTGGAAGTTCTGGGAACAGTGTGTGAAATGTGGTCACACCTAAAGCAATACTACTGA